A stretch of the Crocinitomicaceae bacterium genome encodes the following:
- a CDS encoding TonB-dependent receptor, with the protein MYAYLIIFLSGISAYGQCNLYGEIYGDKQVAVPYVKVSLVPKDTSQIFTVLADEFGRYKFENISCGVYLLKAESMGYIRFEDEVVISEKSHEKNIFLEPDPEVFDPVTIVYESPFESQRMSLLDGTTLTHGKKTQVVDIDKIPANGATNNARELYATVPGLNIWESDGGGLQLGIGARGLSPNRTEHFNTRQNGYDISADALGYPESYYTPPSEAIQSVQFIRGASSLQFGPQFGGMVNFKLRPASQKPFEYRGNHTYGAYQLMNTFNSFSGTISRRFSYLFYYNYKAGDGWRANSGFSQHNAFGQISWHFSENMFVSTEYTYMHYLAQQAGGLTDAMFKNDPRQSIRERNWFSVDWRILAINYHWKVSHKMLLDIKFFKVDANRYALGNLDKISRLDDYLERDLIEGLFSNMGIELRLVNHYPVGKKMKGSIAYGARFYQGQTTNRQGLADSTNQANFNFLNSDELEGSDYTFPSMNVAGYFENMLQLTDHFWISAGFRYEYIDTKAAGTYRETVYHPLTNELLFDSVYHENKSNCRSILLGGIGFTWKKFRDAEIYGNIAQNYRGINFSDIRVINPNIQVDPAMQDEKGFNADLGIRATAKNLSFDMSGFFLFYNNKIGMIDKKISDYEYVRFRTNVGKAYSTGLELFGEYKLDLKSIKNKSQALSFFANVSLVYARYGENEISAYSNNWVELVPPVTAKTGIRYQFGSWRFSYLCSFVAKQFSEATNASFDPDAIAGIIPAYYVMDYNMHYELNKKINFKAGVNNLTNNHYFTRRATGYPGPGIIPSDGISFYFTVGVVF; encoded by the coding sequence TTGTACGCATACCTTATTATTTTTCTCAGCGGAATATCTGCTTACGGACAATGTAATTTATATGGTGAAATTTACGGCGATAAACAAGTAGCAGTTCCTTATGTGAAAGTGAGTCTGGTTCCCAAAGATACTTCACAAATTTTTACAGTTCTGGCTGATGAATTCGGAAGATATAAGTTTGAAAATATTTCATGTGGCGTCTATCTGTTAAAGGCAGAATCGATGGGATATATAAGATTTGAAGATGAAGTTGTTATCAGCGAAAAATCACATGAAAAAAATATTTTTCTTGAGCCTGATCCTGAAGTTTTTGATCCGGTGACCATCGTGTATGAATCTCCGTTTGAATCACAGCGCATGTCATTACTTGATGGGACCACGCTCACCCACGGAAAAAAAACTCAGGTAGTAGATATAGATAAAATTCCTGCAAACGGAGCAACAAATAATGCACGTGAATTATATGCTACTGTCCCGGGTCTCAATATTTGGGAGAGTGACGGCGGAGGATTACAATTGGGCATTGGCGCAAGAGGACTGAGTCCAAACCGTACAGAACATTTTAATACCAGACAAAATGGGTATGACATCAGTGCAGATGCATTAGGTTATCCTGAATCATATTATACTCCACCTTCTGAAGCAATTCAATCAGTTCAGTTTATTCGCGGAGCGTCATCACTTCAATTCGGTCCGCAATTCGGTGGTATGGTCAATTTTAAATTGCGCCCTGCGAGTCAAAAACCATTTGAGTACAGAGGAAATCATACATACGGGGCATATCAACTCATGAATACGTTCAATTCATTTTCCGGAACGATTAGCCGAAGGTTTTCATATTTGTTCTATTACAATTACAAAGCCGGTGATGGATGGAGAGCCAACTCCGGTTTTTCTCAACACAACGCATTTGGACAAATCTCTTGGCATTTCAGTGAAAACATGTTTGTGAGCACAGAGTATACCTATATGCATTATTTGGCACAACAAGCAGGTGGATTAACTGACGCCATGTTTAAAAATGATCCGCGTCAATCAATTCGAGAACGAAATTGGTTCAGCGTTGATTGGAGAATATTAGCCATAAATTACCATTGGAAAGTATCGCACAAAATGTTGTTGGATATTAAATTTTTCAAAGTTGACGCCAATAGGTATGCACTTGGAAACCTTGACAAAATTTCTCGACTTGATGATTATCTTGAACGTGATTTAATTGAAGGACTTTTCTCTAATATGGGTATTGAATTGCGCTTGGTCAATCATTATCCTGTTGGAAAAAAAATGAAAGGCTCCATTGCTTACGGCGCAAGATTTTATCAAGGACAAACCACAAACCGACAAGGACTTGCTGATTCAACCAATCAGGCTAATTTTAACTTTCTAAATTCGGATGAATTAGAAGGATCTGATTATACTTTTCCATCCATGAACGTGGCCGGTTATTTTGAAAATATGCTTCAGCTTACTGATCACTTTTGGATTTCAGCCGGATTCAGATATGAGTACATTGATACCAAAGCAGCAGGCACGTATCGTGAAACGGTATATCATCCTCTCACCAATGAATTATTGTTTGATTCTGTTTACCATGAAAACAAATCAAATTGCAGATCTATCCTCTTGGGCGGAATAGGTTTTACTTGGAAAAAATTCAGAGACGCAGAAATTTATGGAAACATAGCACAGAATTATCGTGGAATTAATTTCTCAGATATTCGTGTAATCAATCCAAACATACAAGTTGATCCGGCAATGCAAGATGAAAAGGGATTTAATGCTGATCTTGGTATCAGGGCTACTGCTAAAAATCTAAGTTTTGACATGAGTGGATTTTTTCTTTTTTACAATAATAAAATTGGCATGATAGATAAAAAAATATCCGATTATGAATATGTACGATTTAGAACCAACGTCGGTAAAGCATACAGCACAGGGCTTGAACTTTTTGGCGAATACAAACTTGATTTGAAATCAATAAAAAATAAAAGTCAAGCGTTGAGTTTTTTTGCTAACGTTTCATTGGTTTATGCGCGATATGGTGAGAACGAGATCAGCGCGTATAGCAATAATTGGGTTGAGCTTGTGCCACCGGTAACAGCAAAAACCGGCATTCGTTATCAATTTGGAAGCTGGCGTTTTTCTTACTTATGTTCATTTGTTGCCAAACAATTTTCAGAAGCAACCAATGCAAGTTTTGATCCAGATGCCATAGCCGGAATCATACCTGCTTACTACGTGATGGATTATAACATGCACTATGAGTTGAACAAAAAAATAAATTTCAAAGCAGGAGTGAACAACCTAACCAATAATCACTATTTCACACGTCGTGCAACCGGATACCCCGGCCCCGGCAT